GGCCGGCCGATGCGCGCCTGCTTGCCTTTAACCACGATCGGACGTTCGATCAGTTTCGGGTTTTCCACCATTGCCTGCAGCAGTTGCTGTTCGCTCAGGCTGTCATCCGCCAGATTAAGCGATTTGTAGAGATCTTCCTTCTTACGCATCAGCTCGCGGGCGGAGCTGAACCCCAGCTGTTGCAGCAGCGTGGTTAACTGCGTGACCGAGGGCGGGGTCTCCAGATACAGCACCACGTCGGGCTGGACGCCGTGCTGCTCCAGCAGGGCCAGCGTTTCACGGCTTTTGGAGCAGCGCGGGTTGTGGTAAATGGTGACGTTTTTCATCTGTTTCTTCCTTAAAAATCAGCTGCGCTGGTATTGACGGAAACGTTGCTGCAGCTGACGGAGTTGATCGATACGCGCATCATAGCGCGCCTGTTTCAGGCTGCCGAGTTTTTGCAGGGCGCTGGCGTTGCTCAGCAGGCCGATAGCCTGATCGAGACGCCCGCCCAGCGCCAGACTTTCGGCGCGGGCGGACAGCTCTTCATCTCGCAGCCCCTGTGCCGCGCTGGCCTGCGCCAGCAGATCCCAGCCGTTGGGATCGTCGGGGTGGGCGAAGGTATAGCGGTTGAGAATTTTCGACGCCTGCGCCGGCTGGTTGCCTTCGACATAGGCGTTAGCCAGGTTAAGCTGCAGCACCGGATTGTTGCTCTGCGCCGCGTTGGCGGCCTGCAGACGGGCAATCGCCTGGGCGGCGCGCTTTTGCCCCAGATCGATATCGGTCATCAGATCCAGGAACCACACGTTGTCGCGCTCTTTGTCCAGCAGCGGCTGGATCAGCCGGCGTGCGGCATCGTACTTTTTCGCTTCGTAGAACAGGATGGCGCGGCCGTACTTGGCGGCGGTCTGCTGGCGGACATTGCCTTTTTCGTAGGCGCCGAGCACGTCCTCCGTCAGGCCGTAGCCGGTGGAACTGTACATGCCGAGTGCGCGCACCTTGGCCATATAGTAGTCCTGAGTGGACTGGGTAATGCGCCGCGCCATCTGGTTGGCGCGGTTGCGGGCGTCGGAAAGGCGGCTGTCCGGCAGCGGGTGCGTCAGCAGCATTTCCGGCGGTTTAGAGGCATAGCGCGACTGATCGGCCAGTTTCTGCAGGAAGTTAGGCATCGCTTCCGGATCGAAACCGGCGCGCTGCAGCACCTGAATGCCGATGCGGTCGGCTTCCTGCTCGTTGGATTGGGTAAAGCTGATCATCCCCTGCTGGGTGCCGGCCATGGTGCCGCTCAGCGCCGCCATGCCCATGGTCGGGTTGGCCATCGCCAGCAAAATGGAGCCCAGCGCGCCGACCCAGGTCAGCGGGGCGTTGCGCTGTTGGTCTTCCATCGCGCGCGCCAGGTGGCGCTGCGTGACGTGCGAAATTTCGTGCGCCAGCACCGAGGCGAGCTGGCTCTCATTGTCGGTTTCACGGAATAGCGCCGTGTGCAGCACCACGTTGCCGCCGAAGAAGGCGAAGGCGTTGATTTCGTCGTTGCGCACCAGGAAGAAATGGAACGGCGTACGCACCGAATAGGCGTTGGCCACCAGCCGGTTGCCCAACTGGTTGATGTAGGTGCTTAACAGCGGGTCATTGACCAGCGGCGCGCTGGCGCGCAGCTGGCGGACGTAAAAGTCGCCCATCGCCATTTCCTGACCGATGCTCAGCGTGCCGCCGGCGGTGGTGCCCATATCCGGCAACTGGTCCTGATTGGCCGCCATGGCGGGGGCTATGGCGCTCGCGTTGAGCGTGCCGAGCAGCAGCAGGGCGATCGCTTGTTTGGTCAACCGGGTGGTCATAGTCAGGGGTATCCCTCGTCATATCGTATTAACTAGGACGTTTATCGGGCGCAAGAGTTCTGCTGCTCGCGCACAGAGTTCTTCTTCCGTGGCGAACTCTCCAGTACAATCAGCGCGCAAGTGAGCCAACTCACAAAAATGGCGGCAGAGCGCGCGGCGCTGACCCATCACATCATAGACAGCCGCAGGCCGTAATGAAACCTTTGCCCGAGGAATTCCGGGCTAAGATTGTGTTACAACAAGAACTCTGTTTTCCCGCTGCGTTGCCAAGGAACGGCAGCCAACGATTCCTCTGTTATGGACCCAAGGAGCAATCTCTGATGTTGGAGATGTTATTACAGTGGTACCGACGTCGTTTCACCGACCCGCAGGCGATCGCCCTGCTGGTGATACTGGTCGCCGGATTCTGCATCCTCTATTTTCTGCATGGCATCCTGACGCCGCTGCTGGTGGCGATCGTGCTGGCTTATCTGCTGGAGTGGCCGACCGCGCGTCTGCAGCGTATCGGCTGCTCCCGCAGCTGGGCGGCGAGCATTATGCTGCTGGTGTTCGCCGGCATCGCCATGCTGCTGGTGTTTGTGGTGGCGCCGACCGCCTGGCAGCAGGGCATGAACCTGATGACCGACCTGCCGGGCATGGTAAATCAGTTCTACAATTTTGCCGCGACGCTGCCGAAGCGCTACCCGGCGCTGGTGGACGCCGGCATCATCGATATGATGGCGGAGAACCTGCGCAGCCGCCTGTCCGGCGTCGGCGAGTCGGTGGTCAAGTTCTCGCTGGCGTCGCTGGTGGGGCTGCTGACGCTGGCGATCTATCTGATTCTGGTGCCGATGATGATGTTCTTCCTGCTGAAGGACAAAGAGCAGCTGCTGAACGGCGTGCGCCGCATTCTGCCGCGCGATCGCGGGCTGGCCGGCCAGGTGTGGGCGGAGATGAATCAGCAGATCACCAACTATATCCGCGGCAAGGTGCTGGAGATGGTGATCGTCGGCGTGGCGACCTATCTGGTGTTTCTGGTGCTGGGCATGCGCTACTCGCTGCTGCTGGCGGTTCTGGTTGGTTTCTCGGTGCTGATCCCCTATATAGGCGCGGTGCTGGTCACCATTCCGGTGGTGGTGGTGGCGATGTTCCAATGGGGTGTCGGCGCGGATTTCTGGACGCTGATTATCGCCTATCTGGTGGTGCAGGGGCTGGACGGCAACCTGCTGGTGCCGATTTTGTTCTCGGAGGCGGTCAACCTGCACCCGCTGCTGATTATTCTGGCGGTGATCATTTTCGGCGGGCTGTGGGGGTTCTGGGGCGTGTTCTTCGCCATCCCGCTGGCTACCCTGGTAAAAGCGGTGATCCACGCCTGGCCGGATGAAATGCTGGTCGAGCGCGACAGCGAATAATCTTGCCCCTCGTTACGCCCGGCCCGGCTATCTCGGACCGTCAGACGACGTTGCCATAAAGCAAAGGCCCCGGAAACCGGGGCCTTTGGCGTTATCAGGGCGGTGAGGCTCAGTGCGCCTGCAGATACTCCAGCACGATATCGTGGTGGTTGGTGGTCTTAAAGCTGTCGAACACTTTCTCCACCTTGCCGTCCGCGCCGATCAGGAAGCTGATACGGTGGATGCCGTCATAGGTTTTACCCATAAAGGTTTTCTCACCCCACACGCCGAACTGCTCGGCAACCTGATGGTTTTCATCAGACAGCAGCG
The nucleotide sequence above comes from Serratia rhizosphaerae. Encoded proteins:
- a CDS encoding beta-barrel assembly-enhancing protease is translated as MTTRLTKQAIALLLLGTLNASAIAPAMAANQDQLPDMGTTAGGTLSIGQEMAMGDFYVRQLRASAPLVNDPLLSTYINQLGNRLVANAYSVRTPFHFFLVRNDEINAFAFFGGNVVLHTALFRETDNESQLASVLAHEISHVTQRHLARAMEDQQRNAPLTWVGALGSILLAMANPTMGMAALSGTMAGTQQGMISFTQSNEQEADRIGIQVLQRAGFDPEAMPNFLQKLADQSRYASKPPEMLLTHPLPDSRLSDARNRANQMARRITQSTQDYYMAKVRALGMYSSTGYGLTEDVLGAYEKGNVRQQTAAKYGRAILFYEAKKYDAARRLIQPLLDKERDNVWFLDLMTDIDLGQKRAAQAIARLQAANAAQSNNPVLQLNLANAYVEGNQPAQASKILNRYTFAHPDDPNGWDLLAQASAAQGLRDEELSARAESLALGGRLDQAIGLLSNASALQKLGSLKQARYDARIDQLRQLQQRFRQYQRS
- a CDS encoding AI-2E family transporter, with product MLEMLLQWYRRRFTDPQAIALLVILVAGFCILYFLHGILTPLLVAIVLAYLLEWPTARLQRIGCSRSWAASIMLLVFAGIAMLLVFVVAPTAWQQGMNLMTDLPGMVNQFYNFAATLPKRYPALVDAGIIDMMAENLRSRLSGVGESVVKFSLASLVGLLTLAIYLILVPMMMFFLLKDKEQLLNGVRRILPRDRGLAGQVWAEMNQQITNYIRGKVLEMVIVGVATYLVFLVLGMRYSLLLAVLVGFSVLIPYIGAVLVTIPVVVVAMFQWGVGADFWTLIIAYLVVQGLDGNLLVPILFSEAVNLHPLLIILAVIIFGGLWGFWGVFFAIPLATLVKAVIHAWPDEMLVERDSE
- the arsC gene encoding arsenate reductase (glutaredoxin) (This arsenate reductase requires both glutathione and glutaredoxin to convert arsenate to arsenite, after which the efflux transporter formed by ArsA and ArsB can extrude the arsenite from the cell, providing resistance.) encodes the protein MKNVTIYHNPRCSKSRETLALLEQHGVQPDVVLYLETPPSVTQLTTLLQQLGFSSARELMRKKEDLYKSLNLADDSLSEQQLLQAMVENPKLIERPIVVKGKQARIGRPPEQVLDIL